One window from the genome of Moritella sp. F3 encodes:
- a CDS encoding RNA polymerase factor sigma-54 yields the protein MKPSLQLRMSQSLAMTPQLQQAIRLLQLSTLELQQEIQEALDSNPLLEQEDPHESPANDADNHNAHDDHNHDANNDAAPTDSSQIEVGDALASESMPDELPNDSNWDDVYTPQIQNHSSGSAGIDGLDQVYQGETSEGLYEHLMWQMELTPFSDIDHAIAVAIIDGIDDHGYLTQTCEEILNSVDIDHQEVDANNDAKIELDEVEAVLKRIQHFDPIGVAARSLQECLLIQLQHLPKNTPWLSECQQIIQSHMDLLGNRDYRQLSRKTKLKEPQLKEIMQLIQSLEPRPGNVIDQTEGLYVIPDVLVKKKNNQWVVELNPDIVPRLKVNNEYSNLSTGNRNSSDGQFVRTHVQEAKWFIKSLESRNDTLLKVTKSIVQRQVDFFEYGDEAMKPMVLNDIAEEVEMHESTISRVTTQKFMHTPRGIFELKFFFSSHVSTDNGGECSSTAIRALIKKLVAAENASKPLSDSKIADLLADQGIKVARRTIAKYREALSIPPSNQRKSLL from the coding sequence ATGAAGCCATCATTACAACTTAGGATGAGTCAATCTCTGGCAATGACGCCACAGTTACAACAAGCGATTCGATTATTACAACTATCGACCTTGGAGTTACAGCAAGAGATCCAAGAAGCGCTAGATAGCAATCCACTATTAGAACAAGAAGATCCTCATGAGTCGCCCGCTAACGACGCAGATAATCATAACGCGCATGATGACCACAACCATGATGCTAATAATGATGCAGCGCCGACCGATAGCAGTCAAATTGAAGTGGGCGATGCGCTTGCCAGTGAATCGATGCCCGATGAACTACCCAATGACAGTAACTGGGATGACGTTTACACCCCACAAATACAAAACCACAGTAGCGGCAGCGCCGGAATTGATGGCCTAGATCAAGTTTACCAAGGTGAAACCAGCGAAGGTTTATACGAACATTTGATGTGGCAAATGGAGCTAACCCCTTTTTCTGACATCGATCACGCGATTGCAGTCGCAATTATTGACGGTATTGATGATCACGGTTATCTCACTCAAACTTGTGAAGAGATCCTGAACAGCGTTGATATCGACCACCAAGAAGTGGACGCTAACAACGATGCCAAGATTGAATTAGACGAAGTCGAAGCGGTACTAAAACGTATTCAGCACTTTGATCCCATCGGCGTAGCAGCACGTTCACTGCAAGAATGTTTATTGATCCAACTCCAACATTTACCTAAAAATACCCCTTGGTTAAGCGAATGTCAGCAAATAATCCAATCTCATATGGATTTATTAGGCAATCGCGACTACCGTCAATTAAGCCGTAAAACAAAATTAAAAGAACCCCAGCTCAAAGAGATCATGCAATTAATTCAGAGCTTGGAACCAAGACCAGGCAATGTCATTGATCAAACAGAAGGGCTTTACGTTATACCTGACGTGTTAGTAAAGAAAAAAAATAATCAATGGGTGGTAGAGTTAAATCCTGACATTGTGCCAAGATTAAAGGTGAACAATGAATATTCTAATCTTTCGACAGGTAACCGCAACAGCAGCGATGGGCAATTTGTTCGCACCCACGTCCAAGAAGCAAAGTGGTTTATTAAAAGTTTAGAAAGTCGTAATGACACCTTACTAAAAGTGACAAAAAGTATCGTCCAGCGACAGGTTGATTTTTTTGAGTATGGTGATGAAGCCATGAAACCTATGGTACTCAACGATATTGCCGAAGAAGTTGAGATGCATGAATCCACGATATCACGTGTGACGACGCAGAAGTTTATGCATACCCCACGTGGGATCTTTGAATTGAAATTTTTCTTTTCAAGTCATGTAAGCACGGACAACGGTGGCGAATGTTCATCAACCGCTATCCGAGCATTAATTAAGAAATTGGTCGCGGCAGAAAATGCCAGCAAGCCATTAAGTGACAGCAAGATTGCTGATTTACTTGCTGATCAAGGTATCAAGGTCGCTCGACGTACTATTGCAAAGTATCGAGAAGCACTGAGCATACCGCCATCTAATCAGCGCAAGAGTCTATTATAG
- the lptB gene encoding LPS export ABC transporter ATP-binding protein has translation MARLKASHLAKSYNKRKVVSDVSLEVESGQIVGLLGPNGAGKTTTFYMVVGLVKRDHGQIFIDDQELTHEPMHIRAQQGIGYLPQEASIFRRLSVTKNIMAILELRTELSRFEREEKLEELLEEFHITHIRDSLGMSLSGGERRRVEIARALAADPKFILLDEPFAGVDPISVGDIKKIIQHLRDRGLGVLITDHNVRETLDVCEHSYIVSHGHLIASGTSEEILSNEKVKEVYLGDQFRL, from the coding sequence ATGGCGCGTTTAAAAGCATCACACTTAGCAAAAAGTTACAACAAACGTAAAGTGGTTTCAGATGTGAGTCTGGAAGTTGAATCCGGCCAAATTGTTGGCTTACTTGGGCCTAATGGCGCAGGTAAAACCACTACCTTTTACATGGTGGTTGGCTTAGTAAAGCGAGATCATGGACAAATCTTCATCGATGACCAAGAATTAACCCATGAGCCTATGCATATTCGCGCACAGCAAGGTATTGGCTACTTACCACAGGAAGCCTCTATTTTTCGCCGCTTATCAGTAACAAAAAATATCATGGCTATTTTGGAATTACGCACAGAATTAAGCCGTTTTGAACGTGAAGAAAAATTAGAAGAATTATTAGAAGAATTTCATATCACCCATATCCGCGACAGTTTAGGTATGAGCTTATCAGGTGGTGAACGCCGTCGTGTAGAGATTGCTCGCGCACTCGCTGCAGATCCGAAGTTTATCTTATTGGATGAACCATTTGCTGGCGTAGATCCAATTTCGGTTGGCGATATTAAGAAAATCATTCAGCATTTACGTGACCGCGGTTTAGGTGTGTTAATTACCGATCATAACGTACGTGAAACGCTTGATGTATGTGAACATTCATATATTGTTAGCCATGGACATTTGATCGCTTCAGGTACTTCTGAAGAAATTTTATCCAATGAAAAAGTAAAAGAAGTATATCTTGGAGATCAATTCCGACTATAG
- the murA gene encoding UDP-N-acetylglucosamine 1-carboxyvinyltransferase yields MDKFLIKGPCQLNGDVTISGAKNAALPILFATLLSDETIILKNVPELRDIKTTLQLLRELGAQAERNAEGDVVITAGTVNCQKAPYELVKTMRASILALGPLTAKFSTADVSLPGGCAIGARPVNLHIHGLEMMQANINVEEGYIKARVDGRLKGARILMDMVSVTGTENLLMAAVLAEGITTIENAAREPEVVDLANFLNTLGAKITGIGSDVLTIEGVEALHGGTYAVQPDRIETGTFLVAAAVTGGKITCHKTDPSLLDAVLLKLEEAGAAITTGDDWITLDMQGRELKAVNIKTVPYPGFPTDMQAQFTVLNTVAKGTSTIIETIFENRFMHVPELARMGADIELEGNTAICRDTDSLTGAQVMATDLRASASLVIAGFLATGETTVERIYHIDRGYEFIEDKLQGLGGNITRIEG; encoded by the coding sequence ATGGATAAGTTTTTAATTAAAGGTCCTTGTCAGTTAAATGGCGATGTGACTATTTCGGGTGCTAAGAACGCGGCACTACCGATTCTATTTGCAACGTTACTAAGTGATGAAACTATCATTCTTAAGAATGTGCCAGAATTAAGAGATATTAAAACCACGTTACAGTTGTTACGTGAACTGGGTGCGCAAGCAGAGCGTAATGCAGAGGGTGATGTTGTTATCACTGCTGGTACGGTTAACTGTCAAAAAGCCCCATATGAATTAGTTAAAACCATGCGAGCATCAATTTTAGCGCTTGGTCCTTTAACGGCTAAATTCTCGACTGCAGATGTTTCTTTACCGGGTGGCTGTGCAATTGGCGCTCGCCCAGTGAATCTACACATTCATGGTTTAGAAATGATGCAAGCAAACATTAACGTTGAAGAAGGCTATATTAAAGCTCGCGTTGATGGCCGTTTAAAAGGCGCGCGTATCTTAATGGATATGGTTAGCGTAACGGGTACTGAAAACCTATTAATGGCAGCGGTCCTTGCTGAAGGTATCACGACTATTGAGAATGCAGCGAGAGAACCTGAAGTGGTTGATTTAGCTAATTTCTTAAATACGTTAGGTGCTAAAATCACTGGTATTGGTTCTGATGTCTTAACGATTGAAGGCGTTGAAGCCTTGCACGGTGGTACTTATGCAGTACAACCTGATCGTATTGAAACGGGTACTTTCCTTGTTGCTGCTGCAGTAACGGGTGGCAAGATCACATGTCATAAAACAGACCCTTCGTTACTGGATGCTGTATTGCTTAAGCTTGAAGAAGCCGGCGCTGCAATCACGACTGGCGATGATTGGATCACACTTGATATGCAAGGCCGCGAATTAAAAGCAGTAAATATCAAGACTGTACCTTACCCTGGTTTCCCAACGGATATGCAAGCGCAGTTCACGGTATTAAATACAGTGGCGAAAGGCACATCAACGATCATTGAAACGATTTTTGAAAACCGTTTCATGCACGTGCCTGAATTAGCGCGTATGGGTGCTGACATTGAGCTGGAAGGTAATACAGCAATTTGCCGTGATACTGATAGTTTGACTGGCGCACAAGTGATGGCAACGGACTTACGCGCATCTGCAAGTCTCGTTATCGCTGGTTTCCTTGCGACAGGCGAGACAACGGTTGAGCGTATTTATCACATCGATCGTGGCTATGAATTTATTGAAGATAAACTGCAAGGCTTAGGCGGTAACATTACCCGTATTGAAGGCTAA
- the lptC gene encoding LPS export ABC transporter periplasmic protein LptC: MNRQNVGIVILFLCALGIWRFFSPNEEITAPTSTEYQPDFTAQVLRSVEFSLEGKIIRRTFADSMEHYGELGMTMFTNPVIILYDENAQATWKIKAKEGNFSSEDVAILRDDVIIKNMAKNDYIDVITTSYLQLELAENLVRSDQLITITGDLFNQTGIGLEGDLKQEYMTILKQVEAIYTNDEKI; the protein is encoded by the coding sequence ATGAATCGACAAAATGTAGGAATAGTAATCCTCTTTTTGTGTGCCCTTGGGATATGGCGATTTTTTTCGCCTAATGAAGAAATAACAGCACCAACATCAACCGAATATCAACCTGATTTTACTGCACAAGTTCTCCGTAGCGTTGAATTTAGCCTTGAAGGAAAAATTATACGTCGCACTTTTGCAGATAGCATGGAGCATTATGGTGAGTTAGGCATGACAATGTTCACTAACCCCGTTATCATCCTTTATGATGAAAATGCACAAGCGACGTGGAAGATCAAAGCTAAAGAAGGTAACTTTAGCAGTGAAGATGTCGCCATATTACGCGATGATGTTATCATCAAAAACATGGCTAAAAATGATTATATCGATGTCATCACAACCAGTTATTTACAATTAGAACTCGCCGAAAATTTGGTGCGTAGCGATCAATTAATTACCATTACTGGCGACTTGTTTAATCAAACAGGCATTGGCCTGGAAGGTGATTTAAAACAAGAATACATGACAATCCTTAAGCAAGTTGAAGCGATTTATACTAATGATGAAAAAATATAA
- the hpf gene encoding ribosome hibernation promoting factor produces the protein MQINLTGRHVDITDSLKDYVDSKFSKLERHFDHINNIHVILNVEKLLQVAEAKIHLNGGEIFAVHEHNDMYAAIDGLMDKLDRQVIKHKEKLIRH, from the coding sequence ATGCAAATTAATTTAACAGGTAGACATGTAGATATTACAGATTCACTGAAAGATTACGTTGATAGCAAGTTTTCCAAATTAGAACGACATTTCGATCACATAAACAATATCCACGTGATCTTAAATGTCGAAAAATTACTGCAGGTTGCAGAAGCAAAAATACATTTAAATGGGGGGGAAATTTTTGCCGTACATGAACATAACGACATGTATGCTGCAATTGATGGCTTAATGGATAAACTCGATAGGCAGGTCATTAAACACAAAGAAAAATTAATTCGCCATTAA
- a CDS encoding Do family serine endopeptidase has translation MVSKLQCKTLIALTLSAAMGLTSLSATAAHPFAVAGQPLPSLAPILEQVTPAVVNISVSGTKVSQQQIPEAFRYFFGPNGPGSQQQAQPFQGLGSGVIIDAKKGYILTNNHVIADADKIQVMLKDGHEYEAKLIGADKGSDIALLQIKAKNLVAIKFADSDKLRVGDFTIAIGNPFGLGQTVTSGIVSALGRTGLQLENLENFIQTDAAINSGNSGGALVDLRGELIGINTAILGPNGGNVGIGFAIPANMANNLVQQIIEHGEVRRGLLGVAGQELTADLAKAFDIDVQYGAFINQVTPDSAAAEAGLVAGDIIVSVNNNQIRSFSELRARIGTLGPNKKITLGIVRDGKQIIVNATLKPADSQLANASNLHPSLEGATLVSTEKNKGVMISDVQARSIAAASGLKQGDIIIGVNKDQVKNLAQLRKLLSKDKTTLALNIQRGEQHLFLVLR, from the coding sequence ATGGTATCGAAGTTACAGTGTAAAACTCTTATTGCTTTGACGTTAAGCGCTGCAATGGGGTTAACAAGTCTATCTGCAACAGCTGCACATCCGTTCGCTGTTGCAGGTCAGCCACTACCAAGTCTTGCGCCAATATTGGAGCAAGTAACACCTGCTGTCGTCAACATATCAGTCTCGGGAACTAAAGTATCCCAACAACAGATCCCAGAAGCATTCCGCTATTTTTTTGGACCTAATGGTCCAGGTTCTCAGCAACAAGCACAGCCATTTCAAGGGCTCGGTTCTGGCGTAATTATCGATGCTAAAAAAGGCTATATTCTTACCAATAATCATGTCATTGCTGATGCCGATAAGATCCAGGTCATGCTCAAAGATGGCCATGAGTATGAAGCCAAGCTTATCGGGGCTGATAAAGGCAGTGATATTGCCTTACTACAAATTAAAGCTAAAAATTTAGTGGCGATTAAATTCGCGGATTCAGACAAGTTACGCGTTGGTGATTTCACTATCGCAATTGGTAATCCATTTGGTTTAGGCCAAACGGTTACATCCGGTATTGTCAGTGCGTTAGGCAGAACTGGTTTACAATTAGAAAACCTCGAAAACTTCATTCAAACCGATGCCGCGATTAATAGTGGTAACTCTGGCGGCGCGTTAGTTGACTTACGAGGTGAATTAATCGGTATTAATACCGCAATATTAGGCCCTAATGGCGGTAACGTGGGGATTGGTTTTGCGATCCCTGCCAATATGGCCAACAACCTAGTGCAACAAATTATTGAGCATGGTGAAGTACGTCGTGGTTTATTAGGCGTAGCTGGACAAGAGTTGACAGCTGATCTTGCCAAGGCATTTGATATTGATGTGCAATACGGCGCTTTCATTAACCAAGTCACCCCAGATTCTGCCGCAGCGGAAGCTGGATTAGTCGCTGGTGATATTATTGTCAGCGTTAATAATAATCAAATTCGTAGCTTCAGTGAGCTCAGAGCACGCATTGGTACTTTGGGGCCAAATAAAAAAATCACTCTCGGCATTGTCAGAGACGGTAAACAAATTATCGTTAACGCAACGCTCAAACCAGCCGATAGCCAACTTGCTAATGCCAGCAATTTACACCCGAGTCTGGAAGGCGCAACCTTGGTTAGCACTGAAAAAAATAAAGGCGTGATGATTTCTGACGTACAAGCACGCTCAATCGCGGCAGCATCAGGACTCAAACAAGGCGACATTATTATAGGTGTGAATAAAGACCAAGTTAAAAATCTAGCCCAATTACGTAAGTTACTGAGCAAAGATAAAACCACTCTGGCACTTAACATTCAACGTGGTGAGCAACACTTATTCCTGGTATTACGCTAG
- a CDS encoding BolA family protein, with product MDIQELKTLLENEYTFQELHVKGEGSHYDVIAVAEMFVGMSRVKKQQAIYAPLKEQIASNSIHALTIKAYTPEEWIRERKFILPS from the coding sequence ATGGATATTCAAGAATTAAAAACATTGCTGGAAAATGAGTATACGTTCCAGGAATTACACGTGAAAGGTGAAGGCAGCCACTACGACGTTATTGCTGTCGCCGAGATGTTTGTCGGTATGAGCCGTGTAAAAAAACAACAAGCTATTTATGCGCCATTAAAAGAGCAAATTGCATCAAATAGTATTCATGCGTTAACCATCAAGGCATACACACCTGAAGAATGGATTCGCGAACGTAAATTTATATTACCTTCTTAG
- a CDS encoding calcium/sodium antiporter, translating to MLTTNIIILILGLIGLVISADKFVYGAAGLARNLGISPLIIGLTIVAMGSSAPEMMVAVSASLNGAPNTAIGNAIGSNITNITLVLGLTALLKPLLVGSATIRREIPMVLITTILAGVVLWDLKLEMYEGVILLLLFFITILTLTILALKRPSDDPIADEHNDDVPEGVPTWKAVAWLIFGMIALPVSSSYLVDSAVVIAQYYGMSDLVIGLTIIAIGTSLPELAASITGVLKGEDDLAMGNIIGSNIFNILAVLSLPGILAPGMIDPAIISRDFYYMLGATIVMLLMAIGFRGRPGRINRIEGGVLLAGFVAYQVIIFSSI from the coding sequence ATGTTAACTACAAATATTATTATTTTAATTCTGGGATTGATTGGACTTGTCATCAGTGCCGATAAATTCGTCTATGGCGCTGCTGGATTAGCCCGAAATCTTGGTATCTCACCGCTTATCATTGGCCTTACTATTGTAGCGATGGGTTCATCTGCACCAGAAATGATGGTCGCTGTATCGGCATCGCTAAATGGCGCTCCCAATACGGCAATCGGTAACGCGATTGGTTCAAACATAACCAACATAACCTTGGTTTTAGGCTTAACCGCATTATTAAAACCCTTACTCGTCGGCTCTGCAACCATCCGTAGAGAGATCCCGATGGTATTAATTACCACGATACTTGCCGGTGTTGTGCTTTGGGATTTAAAACTAGAAATGTATGAAGGTGTAATTTTATTATTATTATTCTTCATTACGATTCTAACGTTAACAATTTTAGCATTAAAGCGTCCAAGTGATGATCCGATTGCCGACGAACACAATGATGACGTACCTGAAGGCGTGCCAACTTGGAAAGCAGTGGCATGGTTAATTTTCGGTATGATCGCCCTGCCTGTTAGCTCTAGCTATCTTGTCGATTCAGCAGTCGTGATCGCACAATACTATGGCATGAGCGATTTAGTTATCGGCCTGACTATTATTGCGATAGGCACGAGCTTACCAGAACTTGCAGCATCAATAACCGGCGTTTTAAAAGGTGAAGATGACCTGGCAATGGGGAATATCATTGGGTCTAACATCTTCAACATTTTAGCCGTATTATCGTTACCAGGTATTTTAGCACCAGGTATGATTGATCCCGCGATTATTAGTCGTGACTTCTACTACATGCTCGGCGCAACGATCGTGATGCTATTAATGGCCATCGGCTTTAGAGGCCGTCCAGGTCGTATCAACCGTATTGAAGGTGGCGTGCTATTGGCTGGTTTTGTCGCGTATCAAGTTATTATATTTAGTAGTATTTAG
- a CDS encoding KpsF/GutQ family sugar-phosphate isomerase: protein MSSQFNYCQSALNVIEIEAAAITQLGQYIDTTFTGACELLIACKGKVIVTGMGKSGHIANKIAATLASTGTPAFFVHPGEASHGDLGMIEREDVVIALSNSGESDEILALYPVLTRLSIPIIAITGNTNSTMAREATVSLCVKVDKEACPLGLAPTSSTTASLVMGDAIAVSLLEAKGFTANDFALSHPGGSLGRKLLLRISDIMHKGDGIPSVQQNETISDALLEVSRKGLGMTAVTNADKLVGIFTDGDLRRILDARIDIHQTPISAVMTERCVTINEHILAAEALAVMENKKVNGLIVVNEKQEPVGAFNMHDLLRAGVL from the coding sequence ATGTCGAGTCAGTTCAATTATTGTCAAAGTGCGCTTAATGTCATTGAAATAGAAGCCGCTGCGATCACGCAATTAGGTCAATATATTGATACGACCTTTACAGGTGCTTGTGAGTTACTTATCGCCTGTAAAGGCAAGGTTATTGTAACCGGCATGGGAAAATCAGGGCATATTGCTAACAAAATTGCGGCGACACTCGCCAGCACCGGGACGCCAGCATTCTTCGTGCATCCCGGTGAAGCCAGTCATGGCGATCTGGGCATGATCGAACGTGAAGATGTGGTCATCGCCCTCTCAAATTCAGGTGAGTCTGATGAAATATTAGCACTGTACCCAGTATTAACCCGTTTAAGCATACCGATCATTGCGATAACGGGTAACACCAATTCAACCATGGCTCGTGAAGCAACCGTTAGCTTATGTGTTAAGGTCGATAAAGAAGCTTGCCCATTAGGATTAGCACCAACCTCGAGCACCACTGCAAGCTTAGTCATGGGGGATGCTATTGCCGTCTCTTTACTTGAAGCGAAAGGTTTTACAGCCAATGATTTTGCCTTATCTCACCCAGGCGGTAGCTTAGGTCGTAAGTTATTACTGCGTATTTCCGACATTATGCATAAAGGTGACGGCATACCAAGCGTACAACAAAACGAAACGATTTCTGATGCCTTATTAGAAGTGTCTCGAAAAGGCCTAGGGATGACCGCTGTCACGAACGCCGATAAGCTGGTTGGTATTTTCACTGACGGTGATTTACGTCGTATTTTAGATGCACGTATAGATATTCACCAAACCCCTATCAGTGCAGTAATGACCGAAAGGTGTGTTACTATTAATGAACATATATTGGCTGCAGAAGCCCTCGCCGTCATGGAAAATAAGAAAGTTAACGGCTTAATTGTTGTTAATGAAAAACAAGAACCAGTCGGCGCCTTCAATATGCATGACTTACTACGCGCAGGTGTACTATAA
- the degS gene encoding outer membrane-stress sensor serine endopeptidase DegS, whose protein sequence is MQNLWSYVSKSILLGIAVAAVLLLALPQLQNKQGLALSQPFSLGLNEQMSFSAAVKRAAPSVVNIYTRTYQKSTINSKATLRPQSLGSGVIMNKKGYLLTNYHVIADADQIIVALQDGRFFTAELIGFDRYTDLAVLNIDAKNLPSIPQSKHEQTNIGDVVLAIGNPYNLGQTITQGIISARGRIGMSTTGHQNFLQTDAAINEGNSGGALVNSLGELVGINTASFQVAENVETMGISFAIPYPLAVKIMDALIANGRVIRGYLGIEGTSINTVMAKLLGLKANQGIVVQNTAPDSPAEKAGLISGDVVIKFNDTEIDNVIWLMDSVAEQRPGAKINLTVIRDGKQFDISVTLGELQALQPQP, encoded by the coding sequence GTGCAAAATTTGTGGTCATATGTTTCAAAAAGTATCCTCCTCGGTATTGCGGTCGCCGCGGTACTGTTGTTAGCGTTGCCACAATTACAGAACAAACAAGGTTTAGCACTCAGCCAGCCCTTTTCATTAGGCCTTAATGAACAAATGAGTTTTTCTGCTGCGGTAAAACGTGCTGCGCCATCTGTTGTTAATATCTATACACGTACCTACCAAAAATCAACGATTAACAGTAAAGCCACCTTGCGCCCGCAAAGTCTCGGGTCTGGTGTGATCATGAATAAAAAAGGCTACTTACTGACAAATTATCACGTTATCGCGGATGCCGACCAGATCATTGTCGCGCTGCAAGATGGTCGTTTCTTTACTGCCGAGTTAATCGGTTTTGACCGCTATACCGATCTCGCGGTACTCAATATAGATGCCAAAAATTTACCTAGCATCCCACAAAGTAAACACGAGCAAACCAACATTGGTGACGTCGTACTTGCTATTGGTAACCCGTATAATTTAGGTCAAACCATTACTCAAGGGATTATCAGTGCCAGAGGCCGTATTGGCATGAGTACCACAGGCCATCAAAATTTTTTACAAACTGACGCTGCAATTAATGAAGGTAACTCAGGCGGCGCACTAGTGAATAGCTTAGGTGAATTAGTGGGTATTAACACAGCTTCATTTCAGGTTGCAGAAAATGTTGAAACCATGGGCATTAGCTTTGCAATACCCTACCCGCTGGCAGTTAAAATTATGGATGCCTTGATTGCAAATGGTCGTGTCATACGTGGTTACTTAGGTATCGAAGGGACATCGATCAATACAGTGATGGCTAAATTACTCGGATTAAAAGCTAATCAGGGCATAGTAGTGCAGAATACAGCACCAGATTCACCCGCTGAAAAAGCCGGTCTTATCTCTGGCGATGTGGTGATCAAGTTTAATGATACCGAGATCGATAATGTTATTTGGTTAATGGATTCGGTTGCTGAGCAGCGTCCAGGTGCAAAAATTAACTTAACCGTTATACGTGACGGTAAGCAGTTCGATATCTCGGTGACCCTAGGTGAGCTGCAGGCACTACAACCGCAACCGTAA
- the lptA gene encoding lipopolysaccharide transport periplasmic protein LptA — protein sequence MSNSALALESDFQENVVVNAKRQEVFIKENRVIFYDNVVVTQGTILIHADKLTVLSSNGKGTEVMIATGNVATFYQELDDGKKINAESNEIRYELGKKRLTLSKNARLRQADSEVKGDKIIYQIDKQEMIAESGKNESDRVITIFTPEDTKTK from the coding sequence ATGAGTAATTCAGCACTCGCATTAGAGTCTGATTTCCAAGAAAATGTTGTCGTGAATGCCAAACGTCAAGAAGTGTTTATTAAAGAGAACCGCGTTATCTTTTATGATAATGTGGTGGTAACTCAAGGCACTATATTAATTCATGCTGATAAACTAACGGTATTAAGCTCTAACGGCAAAGGCACCGAAGTAATGATAGCGACGGGGAACGTAGCTACTTTTTACCAAGAACTAGATGACGGTAAAAAAATTAACGCTGAGTCTAACGAGATCCGCTATGAACTTGGCAAAAAACGCTTAACCTTGTCAAAGAATGCCCGTTTACGCCAAGCTGATAGTGAAGTTAAAGGTGACAAGATCATCTACCAAATTGATAAACAAGAAATGATAGCCGAGAGTGGCAAAAATGAATCCGATCGCGTGATCACTATTTTCACTCCTGAAGACACCAAAACTAAGTAG
- the kdsC gene encoding 3-deoxy-manno-octulosonate-8-phosphatase KdsC → MINTLYGPISQDILTKAKTLKLLICDIDGVFSDGRVYMGNDGEELKAFHTRDGFGVKSLLNAGIEVAVITGRQSTIVANRMQGLGVKHVYQGQDNKVVAFNMLLEKLNISPEHVAYIGDDVIDLPVMNLCGLSVAVADAHPLVKKGADFSTSIRGGFGAVRELADLILLAKGILDQAQGTSV, encoded by the coding sequence ATGATCAACACGTTATACGGTCCAATCTCACAAGATATTTTAACTAAAGCAAAAACATTAAAGCTGCTTATTTGCGATATAGATGGTGTTTTTTCTGATGGTCGAGTGTATATGGGTAACGATGGCGAAGAGCTGAAAGCATTCCATACCCGTGATGGTTTTGGGGTTAAATCGCTACTTAATGCAGGTATTGAAGTCGCGGTCATCACCGGCCGTCAATCAACGATTGTCGCTAACCGTATGCAAGGGTTAGGGGTTAAGCACGTCTATCAAGGCCAGGACAACAAAGTCGTTGCCTTTAACATGCTGCTTGAAAAATTAAACATATCACCAGAACATGTAGCCTATATTGGTGATGATGTTATCGATTTACCGGTAATGAATCTATGTGGGCTCAGTGTTGCGGTTGCAGATGCACACCCATTAGTCAAAAAAGGTGCTGATTTTAGCACCTCTATTCGCGGTGGTTTTGGCGCAGTAAGAGAACTCGCAGACCTGATCTTATTAGCGAAAGGGATTTTAGACCAAGCACAAGGTACTTCGGTATGA